One Enterococcus silesiacus genomic window carries:
- a CDS encoding serine protease — protein sequence MQKKDVTPNSDKKQNGLFKKLGIGLVGGLLGGALAFGGAYAIMGQNAPSSNSSTTTSTVKDNKGDTKVTNVSLDVNSDVTKAVDKVKDSVVSVINLQSPSQNSDASGFGSIFGGNEGNDSNNAESDGSDLQATSEGSGVIYKKDGKTAYVVTNNHVVDQAKGLEVVLHDGTKVEGELVGTDSYTDLAVIKISADKVDSIAEFGNSDNLKIGEPALAIGSPLGSAYANSVTQGIISSLNRNIQNENNGQAININAIQTDAAINPGNSGGPLVNIEGQVIGINSVKIVQSESQVSVEGMGFAIPSNDVVNIINQLEKEGKVTRPALGITMEELTNVSTQQRKEILKLPETVQMGVLVRSVQTATPADKAGLERYDVITKIDDKDIDSVTDLQSALYKKKVGDKMKVTFYRDGKEQSVDVELTIDQSALKQNSSNSNNSQNP from the coding sequence ATGCAAAAAAAAGATGTTACACCTAATTCAGATAAAAAGCAAAATGGCTTATTCAAAAAATTGGGGATTGGTTTAGTTGGAGGGTTACTCGGAGGAGCGCTAGCTTTTGGTGGTGCTTATGCGATCATGGGTCAAAACGCTCCTTCATCTAATTCATCCACAACAACTAGTACAGTAAAAGATAACAAGGGCGATACAAAAGTCACTAATGTTAGTTTAGATGTCAATAGTGATGTCACAAAGGCAGTTGATAAAGTAAAAGATTCAGTCGTTTCAGTGATCAACTTGCAAAGTCCAAGTCAAAATAGTGATGCTAGCGGTTTTGGCAGTATCTTTGGTGGAAATGAAGGGAATGACTCTAATAACGCTGAGTCTGATGGTAGTGACTTACAAGCTACTAGTGAAGGTAGTGGCGTTATCTACAAGAAAGATGGTAAAACAGCTTATGTGGTCACAAATAATCACGTAGTAGACCAAGCGAAAGGTTTAGAAGTTGTTTTGCATGATGGAACTAAAGTCGAAGGTGAATTGGTTGGAACAGATTCTTATACTGACCTTGCTGTAATCAAGATTTCTGCTGACAAAGTTGATTCAATTGCTGAATTTGGTAATTCTGATAACTTGAAAATCGGCGAACCCGCTTTAGCGATCGGTTCTCCATTAGGTTCAGCTTATGCTAACTCAGTAACTCAAGGGATCATTTCTTCACTAAATAGAAATATCCAAAATGAAAACAACGGTCAAGCAATCAATATCAATGCGATCCAAACAGATGCAGCGATCAACCCTGGTAACTCAGGAGGTCCTTTAGTCAACATCGAAGGGCAAGTAATCGGAATCAACTCTGTTAAAATCGTTCAATCTGAAAGCCAAGTCAGTGTTGAAGGAATGGGCTTTGCAATTCCAAGTAACGATGTCGTTAATATTATCAACCAATTAGAAAAAGAAGGAAAAGTAACTCGTCCAGCCTTGGGAATCACAATGGAAGAATTAACAAATGTCTCCACACAACAAAGAAAAGAAATCTTGAAACTTCCTGAAACTGTACAAATGGGCGTCCTTGTTCGTTCTGTTCAAACAGCAACACCTGCTGACAAAGCCGGCCTTGAAAGATACGATGTCATCACTAAAATTGATGATAAAGACATCGACTCTGTAACTGACTTACAAAGTGCTCTTTACAAGAAAAAAGTGGGCGATAAAATGAAAGTGACATTCTACCGTGATGGAAAAGAACAAAGTGTGGATGTAGAATTAACCATCGATCAATCTGCACTTAAACAAAACTCATCTAACTCCAATAACTCACAAAATCCATAA
- a CDS encoding 23S rRNA (pseudouridine(1915)-N(3))-methyltransferase RlmH — MKIKIITVGKLKEKYLVQGINEYLKRLQSYAKVEIIEVADEKAPENLSEAEMLQVKGKEGERILAKISDQDHVFVLAINGKQFSSEEFSKEIEQLGINGKSQLAFVIGGSLGLSDEVLKRSQQQMSFGKLTYPHQLMRLVLVEQIYRGFRIMRGEPYHK, encoded by the coding sequence ATGAAAATAAAAATCATTACTGTGGGGAAGTTGAAAGAAAAATATTTAGTGCAAGGAATCAATGAATATTTAAAACGCCTGCAAAGTTATGCAAAAGTTGAGATTATTGAAGTAGCAGATGAAAAAGCACCAGAGAATTTAAGTGAAGCAGAGATGCTTCAGGTCAAAGGTAAAGAAGGCGAACGCATTTTAGCGAAAATTTCAGATCAGGATCATGTCTTTGTGCTGGCGATCAATGGGAAACAATTTAGTAGTGAGGAATTTTCTAAAGAAATCGAGCAATTAGGAATTAATGGTAAAAGTCAGTTGGCATTTGTGATCGGTGGTTCGCTTGGTTTAAGTGATGAGGTGTTGAAAAGAAGTCAGCAACAGATGTCATTTGGAAAGTTGACGTATCCACATCAGTTGATGCGGCTGGTTTTGGTGGAGCAGATCTATCGAGGATTTCGGATTATGCGGGGAGAACCGTATCATAAGTAG